Proteins from a genomic interval of Zingiber officinale cultivar Zhangliang chromosome 1B, Zo_v1.1, whole genome shotgun sequence:
- the LOC122041244 gene encoding nodulin-related protein 1-like has protein sequence MDPHDHTTSKPDKPNTSQLVSSAKVMSEAAKSALHRRDIEEIDKAKVAGAAADLLGAASQYAKLEEKGLGKYVGQAQDYLHKYQPASDDGRGSTDQEEEQSSSSQAQNRSKGGFGKYLKLAQGFLKKL, from the coding sequence ATGGATCCCCATGATCACACCACCAGCAAGCCAGACAAACCCAACACATCCCAACTAGTCTCCAGCGCAAAGGTGATGTCTGAAGCCGCCAAGTCCGCCCTCCACCGCCGCGATATTGAAGAGATAGACAAGGCTAAAGTGGCCGGAGCAGCCGCCGACTTGCTCGGTGCTGCTTCTCAATATGCAAAGCTCGAAGAGAAGGGCTTGGGTAAGTACGTTGGGCAAGCTCAAGATTATCTCCATAAATATCAACCAGCATCAGACGATGGACGTGGATCCACTGATCAAGAAGAAGAGCAGTCGTCAAGTTCTCAAGCTCAAAATCGCTCGAAGGGAGGGTTTGGGAAGTACTTGAAGCTAGCTCAAGGCTTCTTGAAGAAGCTTTGA
- the LOC121975126 gene encoding protein UXT homolog: MDEMNMRVRQEKVQKFEEFVDRRLKPNLVDAITLRDKVIEKQKVFSDLKRNIVSLQKNNVTSLRSMVNLGSEVYAQAEVPETSHIFLDIGLGFHVEFTLPEALEFISVREARLAKQIEEHTHLIANIKAQIKLVCEGIRELLQLPPAE, translated from the exons ATGGACGAGATGAACATGCGTGTGCGGCAAGAGAAGGTGCAGAAGTTCGAGGAGTTTGTTGATCGGCGCCTCAAGCCCAACCTCGTTGATGCCATCACTCTacg CGACAAGGTGATCGAAAAGCAGAAAGTTTT CTCGGATTTGAAGAGGAATATTGTAAGCTTACAGAAGAATAATGTGACATCTCTTCGTTCGATGGTTAATCTGGGTTCTGAAGTTTACGCCCAAGCAGAAGT ACCTGAAACTAGCCACATATTTTTAGATATCGGGTTGGGTTTTCATGTGGAGTTCACTTTGCCAGAAGCACTAGAATTCATATCAGTGAGGGAGGCTAGGTTAGCCAA GCAGATAGAGGAGCACACACACCTTATTGCAAACATCAAAGCACAAATTAAGTTG GTATGCGAAGGTATTCGAGAGCTGCTTCAGCTTCCACCCGCAGAATGA